A stretch of Caenibius tardaugens NBRC 16725 DNA encodes these proteins:
- a CDS encoding succinate dehydrogenase iron-sulfur subunit, whose amino-acid sequence MATFTLPKNSKISGKGNVHKAEGASRVKKFKVYRYDPDSGENPRYDTFEIDLDQCGPMVLDAIIKIKNEIDPTLTFRRSCREGICGSCAMNMNGRNGLACTTAIEDLSGDIRITPLPHMEVIKDLVPDFTHFYAQYASIRPWLQTVSTTPSGKERLQSPEQREKLDGLYECILCACCSTSCPSYWWNSDKFLGPAILLQAYRWLADSRDEMTGERLDELEDPFRLYRCHTIMNCANVCPKGLSPAKAIGEIKKMQAERHI is encoded by the coding sequence ATGGCAACCTTTACACTTCCCAAAAACAGCAAGATCTCCGGCAAAGGCAACGTCCACAAGGCCGAAGGCGCGAGCCGTGTGAAGAAGTTCAAGGTCTATCGTTATGACCCCGACAGCGGGGAAAACCCGCGTTACGATACGTTTGAAATCGATCTCGATCAGTGCGGCCCGATGGTTCTGGACGCGATCATCAAGATCAAAAACGAAATCGATCCGACGCTGACATTTCGCCGTTCCTGCCGCGAAGGCATCTGCGGGTCGTGCGCCATGAACATGAACGGCCGCAATGGCCTTGCCTGCACGACCGCGATCGAGGATCTTTCCGGCGATATCCGGATCACCCCCCTGCCGCATATGGAAGTGATCAAGGATCTCGTTCCCGATTTCACGCATTTCTACGCACAGTATGCGTCCATTCGGCCCTGGCTGCAGACGGTTTCGACCACGCCCAGCGGCAAGGAACGCCTGCAATCGCCCGAACAGCGTGAAAAGCTGGACGGTCTTTACGAATGCATCCTGTGCGCATGCTGCTCCACCAGTTGCCCGTCGTACTGGTGGAATTCGGACAAGTTCCTCGGCCCGGCTATCCTGCTGCAGGCCTACCGCTGGCTCGCGGATAGCCGTGACGAAATGACCGGCGAACGTCTGGATGAACTGGAAGACCCGTTCCGTCTCTATCGCTGCCACACCATCATGAACTGCGCCAACGTGTGCCCCAAGGGGCTTTCGCCCGCCAAGGCCATCGGGGAAATCAAGAAAATGCAGGCTGAACGGCACATCTGA
- a CDS encoding PaaI family thioesterase: MANQAPAEFIHVPAPDHPGWYTWQLADDTRFQPVVMGPMLVRPEEGNTARTRMFPQLHHSNARGSIHGGVTMSLIDIALFATLATVLGGDAPRSMTLDLSTQFVGAGQLGSPIDAVSEILRETRRLVFLRGKVEQDGALIAAYSATIRKPSSR, translated from the coding sequence TTGGCCAACCAAGCGCCTGCCGAATTTATTCACGTACCAGCCCCGGATCATCCGGGCTGGTACACGTGGCAACTGGCCGACGACACGCGCTTTCAGCCGGTTGTTATGGGGCCCATGCTGGTCCGCCCGGAAGAGGGCAATACAGCGCGCACGCGCATGTTCCCCCAGCTCCATCACAGCAATGCGCGTGGATCGATCCATGGCGGCGTGACCATGTCGCTGATCGACATCGCGCTCTTCGCGACACTGGCCACGGTTCTGGGTGGTGATGCCCCCCGCTCCATGACGTTGGACCTCAGCACCCAGTTTGTCGGCGCCGGACAATTGGGCAGCCCCATCGATGCCGTCAGCGAAATTCTCCGCGAAACGCGCCGCCTCGTGTTTCTGCGCGGCAAGGTTGAACAGGATGGCGCGTTGATCGCCGCCTATTCGGCCACCATCCGCAAACCGTCTTCACGCTGA
- the zapE gene encoding cell division protein ZapE, translated as MSGLVARYEALVAAGELRPDAEQAAAAKHLQLLQEKLEAGSAKPGLIGKLFGKKSERPRGIYMWGGVGRGKSMLMDLFHDTLAITEKRRAHFHAFMLEVHAMLRDVRKTESGDPIPQVAARLAEGLRVLAFDEMVVNNSADAMIMSRLFAALIMDEAVTVVTTSNRAPNALYKDGLNREHFLPFIALIERELDVLTLNGPVDYRLDRLGGMATWHTPLGDAATAQVREAFFRLTDYNPEDAENVPSADLDVGGGRLLHVPKSLKGVAVFSFKRLCGEARGAPDYLAIARAYHTVILVGIPRLGPENKNEAARFVTLIDALYEHKVKLLVTADADPENLYQTGDGRFEFDRTISRLQEMQSADYLAAGHGED; from the coding sequence ATGAGCGGTCTTGTCGCACGGTATGAGGCACTGGTCGCGGCTGGAGAGTTGCGCCCGGATGCCGAACAGGCTGCCGCAGCGAAACATCTTCAGCTACTGCAGGAAAAGCTGGAAGCCGGCAGCGCAAAGCCGGGACTGATTGGCAAACTCTTCGGCAAGAAATCGGAACGTCCCCGCGGGATATACATGTGGGGCGGCGTCGGGCGCGGCAAGTCTATGCTGATGGACCTGTTTCACGATACGCTCGCCATCACCGAGAAACGCCGGGCCCATTTTCATGCCTTCATGCTGGAAGTGCATGCGATGTTGCGCGATGTCCGCAAGACCGAAAGCGGCGACCCCATTCCGCAAGTGGCGGCCAGACTGGCCGAAGGCCTGCGGGTCCTCGCATTCGATGAAATGGTCGTCAACAATTCGGCCGACGCCATGATCATGAGCCGTCTGTTTGCGGCCCTGATCATGGATGAAGCGGTGACCGTGGTCACCACGTCCAATCGCGCGCCCAACGCGCTTTACAAGGACGGCCTCAATCGCGAACACTTTCTCCCGTTCATCGCACTGATCGAACGCGAACTGGACGTCCTGACCCTGAACGGGCCGGTCGATTATCGGCTTGATCGGCTTGGCGGCATGGCAACGTGGCACACTCCTCTCGGCGATGCCGCTACGGCTCAGGTGCGCGAAGCATTCTTCCGCCTTACGGACTATAACCCGGAAGACGCGGAAAACGTCCCTTCAGCCGATCTTGATGTCGGCGGCGGGCGGCTATTGCATGTCCCCAAAAGCCTCAAGGGCGTCGCGGTCTTCAGTTTCAAACGCCTGTGCGGAGAAGCACGCGGTGCGCCTGATTATCTGGCGATTGCACGCGCTTATCACACGGTCATTCTCGTCGGCATTCCCAGACTTGGGCCAGAAAACAAGAATGAAGCGGCGCGTTTCGTCACGCTGATCGATGCCCTTTACGAACACAAAGTGAAACTGCTGGTCACTGCCGATGCAGATCCCGAAAACCTGTACCAGACGGGCGACGGACGCTTTGAATTTGATCGCACAATCAGCCGTTTACAGGAAATGCAGAGTGCGGATTACCTCGCCGCAGGACACGGCGAAGATTAG
- a CDS encoding crotonase/enoyl-CoA hydratase family protein, giving the protein MDRLDSGLERSDPGLAEAEESLFFSDINKEGGLAQSLRHLSVPQDLYTLNELDVFYEDGLHTLWTYMRPQGRPSFTPTMLRDFVDWQNLIANSFGPGKLPLKFLVLGSRAQGVFCFGGDLKLFQSLIREGNREGLVKYGYRCVEILERNARSLDLPLLTIGLVEGSALGGGFESLLSFDVLVAERGATFGLPEVIFGLFPGMGAHAYLTRKVGSAMAERMILSNESYTAEQLYDMGIVHVLAEKGEGLSACREYIQRSTRRHAGLVKAREAMRLASPVSLDELKRIVDIWADAALGLTEQDLKVMNRLARAQSRLAQAA; this is encoded by the coding sequence ATGGACCGTCTCGATAGTGGTTTGGAGCGAAGCGATCCGGGCTTGGCTGAAGCGGAAGAATCGCTGTTTTTCTCGGATATTAATAAAGAGGGTGGGTTGGCGCAGAGTTTACGCCATCTTTCTGTCCCGCAAGACCTCTATACATTGAACGAGCTTGATGTCTTTTACGAAGACGGGCTGCACACATTGTGGACTTATATGCGGCCGCAAGGTCGTCCCAGTTTTACGCCGACAATGCTGCGAGACTTTGTTGATTGGCAAAATTTGATTGCGAATAGTTTTGGACCGGGGAAGTTGCCTCTCAAATTTCTTGTGCTTGGCAGCCGGGCGCAAGGTGTTTTTTGTTTTGGCGGTGATCTGAAACTTTTTCAAAGCCTTATTCGTGAAGGAAACCGCGAAGGGCTGGTGAAGTACGGATATCGTTGCGTGGAAATTCTCGAACGCAACGCGCGATCACTCGATCTCCCCCTGCTTACGATCGGTCTTGTTGAAGGATCGGCGCTTGGTGGCGGGTTCGAATCCCTTCTGTCGTTCGATGTCCTCGTGGCAGAAAGGGGTGCGACCTTCGGTCTGCCGGAAGTGATTTTCGGTCTTTTCCCAGGTATGGGCGCGCATGCCTATCTGACGCGAAAAGTGGGATCGGCGATGGCCGAGCGGATGATCTTGTCCAATGAAAGTTACACGGCCGAACAGCTGTATGACATGGGCATTGTGCATGTTCTGGCGGAAAAAGGTGAAGGTTTGTCCGCGTGTCGTGAGTATATTCAGAGATCGACGCGCCGGCATGCCGGTCTGGTTAAGGCGCGTGAAGCGATGCGCCTAGCATCGCCTGTGTCTCTCGATGAACTCAAGCGCATCGTCGATATCTGGGCGGATGCAGCGTTGGGGCTGACAGAGCAGGATTTGAAAGTGATGAACAGGCTTGCGCGGGCTCAGTCCCGACTGGCCCAGGCGGCCTGA
- a CDS encoding XrtA/PEP-CTERM system amidotransferase — translation MCGIAGIFHCGTPKPVDASRVERMCDALVHRGPDGAGVWTAPGVGLGHRRLSIIDLAGSPQPMFSADGGAVIVYNGEIYNFQELRRELTQLGAEFRTNGDTEVILAAWQRWGPDCLRRLQGMFAFALYDLREKTLFLARDRLGVKPLFMAHLSDGSIAFASELKGLLAHPLLRRDIDPLAVEDYLAWGYVPDHRSFLKGAEKLAAGHYRLLRHGQEPAKPVQWWDVSFAERRKGREDDLSAELLHLLRQAVSSRMISDVPLGAFLSGGVDSSSVVALMAETSATPVRTCSIGFDVSSLDESSYAAKVAGLFSTDHRSREVSSDDFREAGRLARMFDEPFADASALPTWRVCELARETVTVALSGDGADEAFAGYRRQMFHAREETVRSVLPAAFRRGVLGGLGAIYPKADWLPRPLRAKSTLLALADSGEGGYARAIGVTPPEIRDQLFSPEFLALRGDYRAETPFMTLMRNAPARTGLDRAQYADLKFWLPGDILTKVDRTSMAVSLEAREPLLDHRLIEFAATLPSGMRLRGAQGKWLLKRTMQRYLPDDILFRPKQGFVTPVSAWFRGPLAAEARAIATGAVLHQLGWFDMHRIGKMVEDHIAGRMDHGRLLWQLLMLDRALRGLNIF, via the coding sequence ATGTGTGGGATTGCAGGCATCTTTCATTGTGGCACGCCAAAACCCGTCGATGCGTCTCGCGTTGAAAGAATGTGTGATGCGCTGGTTCATCGCGGGCCCGACGGTGCGGGCGTATGGACTGCGCCCGGTGTTGGCCTTGGGCATCGCCGCTTGTCGATCATTGATCTTGCCGGGTCGCCGCAGCCGATGTTCTCGGCGGATGGCGGGGCGGTTATCGTCTATAACGGCGAGATTTATAATTTTCAGGAACTTCGGCGCGAATTGACGCAATTGGGTGCGGAATTTCGCACCAATGGCGATACCGAGGTTATTTTGGCCGCGTGGCAGCGTTGGGGCCCCGATTGCCTGCGCCGTTTGCAGGGCATGTTTGCCTTCGCGCTGTATGATCTTCGCGAGAAGACCCTGTTCCTGGCGCGCGACCGGTTGGGTGTGAAGCCGCTCTTCATGGCGCATCTCAGCGATGGGAGCATCGCTTTCGCATCGGAATTGAAAGGGCTTCTGGCCCATCCCCTGCTGCGGCGGGATATCGATCCTCTGGCTGTGGAGGATTATCTTGCCTGGGGTTATGTCCCCGATCACCGCTCATTCCTGAAAGGCGCCGAGAAACTGGCGGCGGGGCATTACCGCTTGCTTAGGCATGGTCAGGAACCCGCCAAACCCGTGCAATGGTGGGATGTTTCCTTTGCAGAGCGGCGCAAAGGCAGGGAAGACGATCTCTCCGCAGAACTGCTTCATCTGCTGCGGCAGGCGGTCAGTTCGCGCATGATCTCGGATGTACCGTTGGGCGCATTTCTTTCCGGGGGGGTGGATTCCTCCAGTGTCGTCGCTTTGATGGCGGAAACCAGCGCGACCCCGGTGCGCACCTGTTCGATAGGCTTTGACGTCTCCTCGCTCGATGAATCGTCTTACGCCGCCAAAGTGGCCGGCCTTTTCTCCACCGATCATCGAAGCCGGGAGGTGAGTAGCGATGATTTTCGAGAAGCCGGACGGCTTGCGCGCATGTTTGATGAACCTTTCGCGGATGCGTCCGCCTTGCCGACCTGGCGTGTTTGCGAACTGGCGCGGGAAACAGTCACCGTCGCTCTTTCGGGCGATGGAGCGGATGAGGCTTTCGCAGGGTACAGGCGCCAAATGTTCCATGCGCGTGAAGAAACTGTGCGCAGTGTTCTGCCCGCAGCGTTTCGACGCGGTGTGCTCGGCGGGCTTGGTGCGATCTATCCCAAGGCCGATTGGCTGCCACGACCCTTGCGTGCCAAATCAACTCTTCTCGCTTTGGCGGACAGCGGGGAAGGTGGATATGCGCGGGCCATTGGCGTGACACCGCCTGAGATCAGGGACCAGTTGTTTTCCCCCGAGTTTCTGGCGCTTCGGGGCGATTATAGGGCAGAGACGCCGTTCATGACGTTGATGCGCAACGCGCCGGCGCGGACCGGGCTGGACCGGGCGCAATATGCCGATCTCAAATTCTGGCTTCCAGGAGATATACTGACCAAGGTTGATCGCACGAGTATGGCGGTAAGCCTGGAAGCGCGCGAACCGCTGCTCGATCATCGCCTGATTGAATTCGCGGCGACATTGCCGTCAGGAATGCGATTGCGCGGTGCCCAGGGCAAATGGTTGCTGAAGCGGACCATGCAACGTTACCTTCCTGATGATATTCTTTTTCGGCCCAAACAAGGGTTTGTAACCCCGGTCAGTGCATGGTTCCGTGGTCCACTCGCTGCGGAGGCCAGGGCGATCGCCACTGGTGCCGTTTTGCATCAGCTTGGGTGGTTCGACATGCACAGGATCGGCAAAATGGTCGAGGACCATATCGCTGGTCGCATGGATCATGGTCGACTTTTGTGGCAATTGCTCATGCTTGACCGGGCTTTGCGTGGATTAAATATCTTTTAA
- the xrtA gene encoding exosortase A — MPPDALPIRGTVGDMLARIPAVWRAPLLRLAGTWLLLVILFRDDWGDMAAQWWNSSTYNHVLLVPVILIWLVLLRRDQLRVIVPHSWWLGLVPFAGALFLWMLGAFSGLNLARQLGAVLMLQGSFLALMGPRVAWGLLFPLAYMLFLVPFGDELVPFLQMVTARITIALTHWSGIPAYVDGVFIDTPVGLFEVAEACSGVKFLIAMIALGTLVAHICFRSWRRRLALMVACVVLPVIANGIRAWGTIYIAQFRGVEFAAGFDHIFYGWIFFAIVMAAILGLAWRFFDRSIDDAFIDGTRIMTWPLPRWLDGQALPWKIMMGLALLLALGLAWTGAATRLSAAMPQQIALPDVPGWKRVNYAPKVWWAPRAAGAAHRLLGRYEDAKGQQVDVFFALYPDQNEGREAGGFGEGALMPDSPWSWIGNGAMMDGAQSERFLAQGQSPEPVERLAATWYRTGPLLTGSNSRLKLAVMENRVLLRDDATMTLIVSAEERSGFGARQSVADFLATIGPVGEWMDPIADLP, encoded by the coding sequence ATGCCGCCTGACGCCTTGCCCATCCGGGGGACCGTTGGCGATATGCTGGCGCGCATCCCGGCAGTCTGGCGCGCACCGCTGTTGCGTCTGGCGGGCACCTGGCTTTTGCTGGTCATCCTGTTTCGGGATGACTGGGGCGATATGGCGGCGCAATGGTGGAACAGTTCAACTTATAACCATGTGCTGCTCGTCCCTGTTATCCTGATCTGGCTGGTGCTGCTCAGGCGCGATCAACTGCGAGTGATTGTTCCCCATTCGTGGTGGTTGGGACTTGTTCCGTTTGCCGGCGCGCTGTTCCTGTGGATGCTGGGGGCGTTCTCGGGGCTCAATCTCGCGCGGCAACTGGGCGCGGTGTTGATGCTGCAAGGGTCATTTCTGGCTTTGATGGGGCCACGGGTTGCCTGGGGTCTGTTGTTCCCATTGGCCTACATGCTTTTCCTCGTGCCTTTTGGCGATGAACTCGTCCCGTTTCTGCAGATGGTTACCGCCAGAATTACCATTGCCCTGACGCACTGGAGTGGCATTCCCGCTTACGTTGACGGTGTCTTCATTGATACGCCTGTCGGCCTGTTTGAGGTGGCCGAGGCATGTTCCGGCGTAAAATTCCTCATTGCTATGATCGCATTGGGAACACTGGTCGCGCATATCTGTTTCCGCAGTTGGCGGCGGCGCCTTGCCTTGATGGTGGCCTGCGTGGTGCTGCCCGTTATCGCCAACGGGATACGGGCTTGGGGGACGATTTATATCGCGCAGTTCCGGGGCGTGGAATTTGCCGCAGGCTTCGATCACATCTTCTATGGCTGGATATTCTTTGCGATTGTCATGGCGGCTATTCTGGGGTTGGCATGGCGCTTCTTTGACCGATCGATCGATGATGCCTTCATCGATGGTACGCGCATCATGACATGGCCCCTGCCGCGCTGGTTGGATGGTCAGGCATTGCCGTGGAAGATCATGATGGGGCTGGCGCTGCTGCTGGCGCTTGGTCTGGCATGGACGGGTGCGGCAACGCGGCTCTCCGCAGCCATGCCGCAACAGATTGCGCTGCCCGACGTGCCGGGGTGGAAACGCGTGAACTATGCGCCAAAGGTGTGGTGGGCGCCGCGCGCCGCTGGGGCCGCGCATCGGCTGCTCGGCCGGTATGAGGATGCGAAAGGCCAGCAGGTTGATGTGTTCTTTGCACTCTATCCTGACCAGAACGAGGGACGCGAGGCTGGCGGATTTGGTGAGGGGGCGTTGATGCCCGATAGTCCGTGGTCGTGGATCGGTAACGGCGCGATGATGGACGGTGCGCAATCCGAACGCTTTCTGGCGCAGGGGCAAAGCCCGGAGCCTGTCGAGCGACTGGCCGCAACATGGTATCGCACCGGCCCGCTTCTGACCGGAAGCAATAGCCGGCTGAAGCTGGCGGTCATGGAGAATCGCGTGCTCCTGCGCGATGATGCCACGATGACGTTGATCGTTTCCGCGGAGGAACGCTCCGGATTTGGCGCACGGCAGAGTGTGGCGGATTTTCTTGCAACGATCGGGCCTGTCGGGGAATGGATGGACCCGATCGCCGATCTGCCGTAG
- a CDS encoding TIGR03087 family PEP-CTERM/XrtA system glycosyltransferase: MNGDILFLAHRLPYPPDRGDKIRSHHILRRLARIAPVHVATFADSDTDWAHEPQLAEIAKTHCLVPRTKPLWRAGVEALWAGEPVSLAAFRDVRLAEYVRQTIANERIGMIYIYSGQMGQYLPPDFDGTVLVDLVDVDSAKFDAYGQRGRSPRAWIDAREGRLLRVEEERLAHHADRTFFVSEAETDLFRARLARPVGVHAVALRNGIDAAFFDPDESRGRPAGFEGAGPHLVFTGQMDYAPNIAAAERLMARLMPKLRRRYPDAQSHIVGRNPPSSLMQFDGRDGCRIWGEVPDVRPYVASADIVVVPLEIARGVQNKVLEAMAMARPVLLTEGAATGIGGEDGVHYIIANSDDEIVQRACACIDDPVRRRGIGRAARQFVIDSLGWEAVLAPLAALVEKSSKRSESRDAA; this comes from the coding sequence ATGAACGGGGACATCCTCTTTCTCGCACACCGATTGCCCTATCCCCCTGACAGGGGCGACAAGATACGATCGCACCACATTCTGCGTCGCCTTGCCCGTATCGCGCCTGTCCATGTCGCGACTTTCGCCGATAGCGATACCGATTGGGCACATGAGCCGCAGCTTGCGGAGATCGCGAAAACCCATTGCCTCGTTCCGCGAACCAAGCCTTTGTGGCGCGCTGGTGTCGAGGCGTTGTGGGCCGGTGAACCTGTCAGTCTGGCTGCATTTCGGGACGTGCGGCTTGCCGAATACGTGCGGCAGACCATCGCGAACGAGCGGATCGGGATGATTTATATCTATTCCGGGCAGATGGGGCAGTATCTACCCCCGGATTTTGACGGGACGGTGCTGGTCGATCTTGTCGACGTCGATTCAGCGAAATTTGATGCTTACGGTCAGCGTGGACGTTCGCCACGTGCGTGGATCGATGCGCGCGAGGGGCGCTTGTTGCGCGTGGAAGAGGAACGGTTGGCCCATCACGCGGATCGGACCTTCTTTGTCAGCGAAGCAGAAACTGATTTGTTCCGTGCGCGTCTCGCGAGGCCCGTGGGTGTTCATGCGGTTGCCCTGCGCAACGGGATTGATGCCGCGTTCTTTGATCCAGATGAGTCCCGCGGTCGGCCTGCGGGGTTCGAAGGAGCGGGGCCTCATCTCGTCTTCACCGGACAAATGGATTACGCCCCCAATATCGCTGCGGCAGAACGCCTGATGGCGCGGCTGATGCCGAAATTGCGGCGTCGCTATCCGGATGCCCAAAGCCATATCGTGGGGCGCAATCCGCCGTCTTCGCTCATGCAGTTCGATGGTCGCGACGGTTGCCGCATTTGGGGAGAGGTGCCCGATGTCAGACCGTATGTGGCTTCGGCCGATATTGTTGTGGTGCCCTTGGAAATCGCCAGAGGTGTGCAAAACAAGGTGCTGGAGGCGATGGCGATGGCGCGCCCTGTTTTGCTGACCGAAGGTGCTGCCACCGGAATCGGCGGTGAGGATGGGGTCCATTATATAATCGCGAATAGTGACGATGAGATCGTGCAGCGCGCGTGTGCATGTATCGATGATCCCGTGCGAAGGCGCGGCATCGGGCGTGCCGCGCGACAGTTCGTGATCGATAGCCTGGGGTGGGAAGCGGTTCTTGCGCCGTTGGCGGCATTGGTCGAGAAATCCAGCAAGAGGAGTGAGAGCCGCGATGCCGCCTGA
- a CDS encoding FemAB family XrtA/PEP-CTERM system-associated protein, whose amino-acid sequence MNAPFDFQSDMSLAIRPADFTDPVAIARIEAFVADCDAGAVFHRPAWLQAVEMGTGQAAVGISAERAGRVVGWLPLTEVHSPLFGRALVSSGFGVGGGILATDQAVAAKLAHAAEELALRHSCATVELRGGALPRQWDARHDSHCGFAAPLQPDDETQLLAIPRKQRAEVRKGLDANLRVRVGTDEVDRAAHYGVYAESVRNLGTPVFPRSLFDAVLDRLDADILTVHHDGEPVASVLSLYHRGAVLPYWGGGTFAARGLRANDRMYFELMRHARLRGCAIFDFGRSKTGSGAYHFKRNWGFEARPLSYATWNAPGHAARDVDPTSARHAARIALWKRLPLALANRLGPFIAKGLG is encoded by the coding sequence ATGAATGCGCCTTTCGATTTTCAATCGGATATGAGCCTCGCCATACGCCCGGCTGATTTTACCGACCCTGTCGCAATCGCGCGGATCGAAGCGTTTGTTGCCGATTGCGATGCGGGTGCCGTGTTTCATCGCCCCGCATGGCTGCAAGCGGTCGAGATGGGGACGGGTCAGGCTGCTGTCGGGATCTCGGCAGAAAGGGCGGGGCGTGTTGTCGGATGGTTGCCGCTGACCGAAGTGCATTCCCCGCTGTTCGGCCGTGCGCTGGTGTCGAGCGGCTTTGGGGTGGGCGGAGGTATTCTCGCCACCGATCAGGCGGTCGCCGCGAAGCTGGCGCACGCTGCTGAAGAGCTGGCGTTGCGGCATAGCTGCGCGACCGTGGAATTGCGAGGCGGTGCCTTGCCTCGGCAATGGGATGCGCGGCATGACAGCCATTGTGGTTTTGCGGCACCCCTGCAGCCAGACGACGAGACGCAATTGCTGGCGATCCCGCGCAAACAACGCGCAGAAGTGCGCAAGGGCCTCGATGCAAATCTGCGTGTTCGTGTGGGCACGGACGAGGTCGATCGCGCGGCGCATTATGGCGTCTATGCCGAAAGCGTCCGCAATCTCGGAACACCGGTGTTTCCGCGTAGTCTGTTCGATGCCGTGCTGGATCGGCTCGATGCCGATATTCTGACTGTTCACCATGACGGAGAGCCTGTTGCCAGTGTCCTGTCCCTGTATCATCGAGGCGCCGTGCTGCCTTATTGGGGGGGCGGGACATTTGCTGCGCGCGGGCTCAGGGCGAATGACCGCATGTACTTCGAATTGATGCGGCATGCGCGGTTGCGCGGCTGCGCGATTTTCGATTTCGGTCGCTCGAAAACGGGAAGTGGCGCCTATCATTTCAAGCGAAACTGGGGCTTTGAAGCCAGACCTTTGTCCTATGCGACGTGGAATGCCCCGGGGCACGCGGCGCGGGATGTCGACCCAACGAGCGCACGCCATGCGGCGCGGATTGCCCTGTGGAAGCGTCTCCCGCTCGCGCTTGCCAATCGTCTTGGGCCGTTCATCGCGAAAGGGCTGGGATGA